Proteins encoded by one window of Emticicia oligotrophica DSM 17448:
- a CDS encoding LysR family transcriptional regulator, translating to MNYTLHQLQVFLKITQTESITKAAEELCLSQPAVSIQLKNLQDQFDIPLTEVVGRKIFITDFGKEIANAAEKILNEVYAINYKTMAHKGKLAGRLKISVVSTGKYVMPYFLSDFMQKNEGVELLMDVTNRAKVIESLEKNEVDFSLVSILPENLKIENVELMQNKLFLIANAQTNFKEKSYDTNIFEEIPIIYREQGSGTRMVMERFIENNKLPVRKKMELTSNEAVKQAVIAGLGCSIMPLIGLKNELLHGDLQIVPVDGFPITSVWNLVWLKNKAFSPVASAFLSHIKENKEAIIQQKFEWFEKF from the coding sequence ATGAATTATACACTTCACCAATTACAGGTATTTTTAAAAATAACCCAAACCGAAAGTATTACAAAGGCTGCCGAAGAACTTTGCCTGAGTCAGCCCGCTGTTTCAATTCAACTCAAAAATCTGCAAGACCAATTTGATATTCCATTGACGGAAGTTGTGGGAAGAAAAATATTTATTACTGATTTTGGGAAAGAAATTGCCAACGCTGCCGAAAAAATATTGAATGAAGTATATGCCATTAACTACAAAACAATGGCACATAAGGGCAAATTAGCTGGTAGATTAAAAATTTCGGTGGTTTCAACAGGCAAATATGTTATGCCTTATTTTCTATCAGATTTCATGCAAAAGAATGAAGGTGTCGAATTATTGATGGATGTAACAAATAGAGCTAAGGTTATTGAAAGCTTAGAAAAAAATGAGGTCGATTTCTCTTTAGTATCTATTCTTCCTGAGAATCTAAAAATAGAAAATGTAGAGTTGATGCAAAACAAGCTTTTCTTAATTGCTAATGCCCAGACGAACTTTAAAGAGAAATCGTATGATACCAATATTTTTGAAGAAATACCGATTATTTACCGTGAGCAAGGCTCTGGCACGCGTATGGTAATGGAGCGATTTATAGAAAATAATAAACTTCCTGTCAGAAAAAAAATGGAGCTAACATCCAATGAAGCTGTAAAACAAGCAGTAATTGCAGGCTTAGGTTGCTCAATCATGCCATTGATTGGGTTAAAAAATGAGCTCCTTCACGGCGATTTACAAATTGTGCCTGTTGATGGTTTTCCTATTACTTCTGTATGGAATTTAGTTTGGTTAAAAAATAAAGCATTTTCACCAGTGGCTTCCGCATTTTTATCGCATATCAAAGAAAATAAAGAAGCCATTATTCAACAAAAATTTGAATGGTTTGAAAAGTTCTAA
- a CDS encoding NADP-dependent isocitrate dehydrogenase, whose protein sequence is MTKITVAKGDGIGPEIMDATLEIILAAGAEIEIEEIEVGEKVYLAGNTAGIAKESWDVIRRNKVFLKAPITTPQGGGYKSLNVTTRKFLGLYANVRPCVSLHPFVDTKHPVMDVVIVRENEEDLYAGIEHQQTDEVIQCLKLISRPGCEKIVRYAFEYAKHYGRKKVTCFTKDNIMKQTDGLFHQVFDEIAKEYPEIENEHWIIDIGAAKMADTPEAFDVIVMPNLYGDVLSDVAAQIAGSVGLAGSANIGEECAMFEAIHGSAPRRAGQNLANPSGLLQGAIMMLNHIGQSKIAEKVQNAWLKTIEDGIHTYDIYKEGVSKEKVGTKEFAKAVIANLGQTPKLLKSVTFAENAKLNLPKYERKAPAKKELVGVDLFVNWAGKNPDELAEIVKGLDTDKVKLSMITNRGIKVWPEGFEETFCTDHWRCRFKPVEGEAITKNDIVGLLNHAIELNIDTIKTENLYTFDGKMGFSLGQGQ, encoded by the coding sequence ATGACAAAGATTACAGTAGCAAAAGGAGATGGAATTGGCCCAGAAATTATGGATGCCACACTTGAGATTATTTTAGCCGCAGGTGCAGAAATTGAAATTGAAGAAATTGAAGTTGGTGAGAAAGTCTATTTAGCTGGTAATACTGCTGGTATTGCCAAGGAGTCTTGGGATGTTATTCGCCGAAACAAAGTATTCTTGAAAGCACCAATCACAACCCCACAAGGAGGTGGTTACAAAAGTCTGAACGTAACAACAAGAAAGTTCCTTGGTCTTTATGCCAATGTGCGTCCGTGTGTAAGTTTACACCCATTTGTTGATACGAAGCACCCAGTAATGGATGTGGTTATTGTTCGTGAAAATGAAGAAGATTTATATGCAGGTATCGAACACCAACAAACTGATGAGGTAATTCAGTGTCTTAAATTAATTAGTCGCCCTGGTTGTGAGAAAATCGTAAGATACGCATTCGAATATGCTAAGCATTATGGTCGCAAGAAAGTAACTTGTTTTACAAAAGACAATATCATGAAGCAAACAGATGGATTATTCCATCAGGTTTTTGATGAAATTGCTAAAGAATACCCAGAAATTGAAAACGAACATTGGATTATTGACATCGGTGCGGCAAAAATGGCCGATACGCCAGAAGCATTCGATGTAATTGTAATGCCTAATTTATACGGTGATGTATTATCTGATGTAGCGGCTCAAATTGCTGGTTCGGTTGGTTTAGCTGGTTCGGCAAACATTGGCGAAGAATGTGCTATGTTTGAGGCTATTCACGGTTCGGCTCCGCGTAGAGCAGGTCAAAACCTTGCCAACCCTTCGGGCCTTTTACAAGGTGCAATCATGATGCTCAATCATATCGGTCAAAGTAAGATTGCTGAAAAAGTACAAAATGCGTGGTTGAAAACAATTGAAGATGGAATTCATACCTACGATATTTATAAAGAAGGGGTAAGTAAGGAAAAAGTAGGTACTAAAGAATTTGCGAAAGCCGTGATTGCCAATTTAGGTCAAACACCAAAATTGTTAAAATCTGTAACTTTTGCAGAGAATGCTAAACTTAACTTACCTAAGTATGAGAGAAAAGCACCTGCTAAAAAAGAGTTAGTGGGCGTTGATTTGTTTGTCAATTGGGCAGGTAAAAATCCTGATGAATTAGCTGAAATTGTAAAAGGACTTGATACCGATAAAGTGAAACTTTCAATGATTACTAATCGTGGAATCAAGGTTTGGCCAGAAGGATTTGAAGAAACTTTTTGTACAGACCATTGGCGTTGTAGATTCAAACCAGTTGAAGGAGAAGCAATTACAAAGAATGATATTGTTGGCTTACTTAACCATGCTATCGAACTAAATATCGATACTATCAAAACTGAAAACCTTTATACTTTTGATGGAAAGATGGGCTTCTCGTTGGGTCAAGGACAATAA
- a CDS encoding fasciclin domain-containing protein produces MKKIVLVLATAFISLSSFAQNEKTVMVGGAAMYPSKNIIANAVNSKDHTTLVAAVKAADLVETLQGTGPFTVFAPTNSAFDKLPMGTVETLVKPENKATLTKILTYHVVAGKLNASDIAAKIKAGNGMATLVTVEGGTLKAMMKGKKLVLTDEKGGMSTVTIADVNQSNGVIHVIDTLVMPK; encoded by the coding sequence ATGAAAAAAATCGTATTAGTACTCGCTACAGCTTTCATTTCATTAAGCTCATTTGCACAAAACGAAAAGACAGTAATGGTAGGTGGAGCAGCGATGTATCCATCAAAAAACATTATTGCAAATGCAGTTAATTCTAAAGACCACACAACACTTGTGGCCGCAGTAAAAGCAGCAGATTTGGTAGAAACTTTGCAAGGAACTGGTCCATTTACGGTTTTCGCCCCAACCAATTCAGCTTTCGATAAACTTCCGATGGGAACGGTTGAAACTTTGGTAAAACCAGAAAACAAAGCTACACTTACAAAGATTCTTACTTATCATGTTGTAGCTGGGAAATTAAACGCTTCGGATATTGCAGCAAAAATTAAAGCAGGTAATGGAATGGCTACCTTAGTAACGGTAGAAGGTGGTACGCTAAAAGCCATGATGAAGGGTAAAAAGTTGGTATTAACCGACGAAAAAGGTGGGATGTCAACTGTAACAATTGCTGACGTAAATCAAAGCAATGGCGTAATTCATGTGATTGATACCCTTGTGATGCCTAAATAA
- a CDS encoding beta strand repeat-containing protein has translation MSGITLPTMKLRQGIGVCILMLLSTIVSIAQNENVGIGTTKPDNSAILDLTSTNKGLLIPRMTLAQRANIKAPATGLLVYQIDFFTGFYFFDGTEWKSFYARNSDGTVITTPTAATSTNKATSDNAWLIGGNSGLNVDNNFIGTLDTTSLVFKVNNYRSGLIDYRSGNTFLGYRAGYRSRGFNSVAIGAYALHATNIGLNNVAVGYQTLVSNQTGSDNIAIGANSLYSNITGSQNIALGTQAGQRSTGDGNIYIGYKAGMNEVGNNKLYISNSYLDAALIYGDFEKGRVGINTQKPNSALSIDSKTANISGLEFKNLTSNSPASKSNLKVLSVDSEGKVILVRDSVGIGGTVSGVNYWTAKGNLIENNNAGDVMVSNLRFKNLRTFSSAINSNGRVLTVDDNGLLVLAKDSVGNQTPSYWNFNNNTLSNNTSGKVVLNGPIQLTNIKASNSAFRPYGKVLTVDDNGNLILVRDSVATSSSTIPVSTSSWSINGNNITNNNTGTVYINNGLNLSKLSSNNTVNLTSQKFLTVDANGNVVLANIPSMTITTGTSDWNLDANNNITNKNSGGVYVANGLWAKNGIRVQSGTLEVNGGILLPQLKAASAAGRAYGKVLSVDDNGNVILVKDSVGVAGSIASPWTSNGNDIINSNTGKAFINNGLSVKSGINIESGNLVTNGSVINRSGLVLNQLKSSFPASRPNGKVLSVDENGNVILVRDSVSISNNTNISTPSSWNISGDNITNANAGSVSINNNLVLSKLSSNNTPTITTQKVLSVDANGSVILVNTPTTTNTNTSAAPELWKSNADGAIYNSNPQVLISGSTDGLSGLQFTKLKASSPAGNRYGKVLSVDDFGNVILINDGINGTTTNNSTPGVGWTLTDGRLHNSNNGKVVIGTGINSYPGDYQLYVKGGILTERLRVAVANSDRWADHVFEKGYDLMSLHDVEKFIDYHHHLPNVPSAEEMEKNGLDVLQTSAKLIEKIEELTLYLIKANKQIEALEKKVENLEKTQK, from the coding sequence ATGTCAGGAATAACTTTACCTACCATGAAACTTCGTCAGGGAATCGGAGTATGCATCTTGATGCTTTTGAGTACAATAGTCTCAATTGCACAAAACGAAAATGTCGGCATTGGCACTACCAAGCCAGATAATTCAGCAATTCTAGACCTTACTTCTACGAATAAGGGTTTACTAATTCCTCGTATGACATTGGCTCAAAGAGCAAATATCAAAGCCCCCGCAACAGGTTTATTAGTGTATCAAATTGATTTTTTCACAGGTTTCTATTTCTTTGATGGCACCGAATGGAAAAGTTTTTATGCTCGTAATTCCGACGGTACAGTAATAACCACACCTACTGCAGCTACTTCCACTAACAAAGCAACTAGTGATAATGCTTGGTTGATTGGTGGAAATTCTGGTTTAAATGTAGATAATAACTTTATCGGAACACTTGACACAACTTCATTAGTATTTAAAGTAAACAATTATCGTTCTGGTTTAATTGATTATCGAAGTGGTAATACTTTTCTAGGTTATCGAGCAGGTTATCGTAGTCGTGGTTTTAATTCTGTTGCCATTGGAGCTTATGCTTTACATGCAACTAACATTGGCTTAAATAACGTTGCGGTTGGTTATCAAACATTAGTAAGTAACCAAACAGGAAGCGACAATATTGCCATTGGAGCTAATTCGCTTTATAGTAATATCACGGGTTCACAAAATATTGCCTTAGGTACACAAGCAGGGCAGCGTTCGACTGGAGATGGTAATATTTACATAGGGTATAAAGCAGGAATGAATGAAGTTGGCAATAATAAGCTTTACATCAGTAACAGTTATTTAGATGCTGCTCTCATATATGGTGATTTTGAAAAAGGTAGAGTTGGTATCAATACCCAAAAGCCAAACAGTGCTCTATCTATTGATAGTAAAACGGCAAATATAAGTGGATTAGAATTTAAGAATCTTACAAGTAATTCTCCTGCGAGTAAATCTAATTTAAAAGTTTTATCAGTTGATAGTGAAGGGAAGGTTATTTTAGTTAGAGATTCTGTTGGTATTGGAGGTACTGTTTCAGGAGTAAATTATTGGACAGCTAAGGGAAATTTGATTGAAAATAATAATGCAGGAGATGTAATGGTGAGTAATTTAAGATTCAAGAACTTACGAACTTTTTCCTCAGCAATTAATTCAAATGGAAGAGTATTAACTGTTGATGACAATGGTTTACTTGTATTAGCTAAAGACTCAGTTGGCAATCAGACTCCATCTTATTGGAACTTTAATAATAATACTCTTTCAAATAATACTTCTGGTAAAGTAGTATTAAACGGTCCGATTCAGCTAACAAATATAAAAGCTTCAAACTCTGCTTTCCGTCCATATGGAAAAGTTCTTACAGTTGATGACAACGGTAATCTTATTTTAGTACGCGATTCGGTCGCTACTTCAAGCAGTACAATTCCTGTAAGCACTTCTTCTTGGAGTATTAATGGGAATAACATTACCAATAATAATACTGGTACAGTATATATTAACAACGGTCTGAATTTATCAAAACTTAGTAGTAATAATACTGTAAACCTTACATCTCAGAAGTTTCTTACTGTAGATGCCAATGGTAACGTAGTTTTAGCTAATATTCCATCAATGACCATTACTACTGGTACATCTGATTGGAACTTAGATGCCAATAATAACATCACCAATAAAAATTCTGGTGGCGTATATGTAGCAAATGGTTTATGGGCTAAAAATGGTATTCGCGTACAGTCAGGAACCTTAGAAGTGAATGGTGGAATTCTCTTACCTCAACTTAAAGCGGCAAGTGCGGCAGGAAGAGCATACGGTAAAGTACTTTCTGTTGATGATAATGGAAATGTAATTCTAGTTAAAGACTCTGTTGGAGTAGCGGGCTCGATAGCTTCACCTTGGACAAGCAACGGCAATGATATTATCAATTCAAATACAGGAAAAGCATTCATTAATAATGGTTTATCTGTGAAAAGTGGCATTAATATAGAGTCTGGAAATTTAGTAACGAATGGTTCTGTTATTAATCGAAGTGGCTTAGTTCTTAATCAGCTAAAGTCGTCATTCCCAGCATCAAGACCTAATGGTAAAGTACTCTCAGTTGATGAAAACGGAAATGTAATTTTAGTAAGAGACTCGGTATCTATATCAAATAATACAAATATCAGTACCCCTTCTTCTTGGAATATTAGTGGAGATAATATCACCAATGCTAATGCAGGCTCGGTATCAATTAACAATAATTTGGTACTTTCTAAACTAAGTAGCAATAATACACCAACCATTACTACTCAGAAAGTACTTTCTGTTGATGCAAACGGCAGTGTAATTTTAGTAAACACCCCAACTACAACTAATACCAATACGTCTGCAGCACCTGAGCTTTGGAAAAGTAATGCTGATGGAGCTATCTATAACAGTAATCCACAAGTGTTGATTTCTGGCAGTACAGATGGCCTCAGCGGTTTACAATTCACAAAATTAAAAGCATCTTCTCCTGCGGGTAATAGATATGGTAAAGTGCTATCAGTTGACGACTTCGGTAATGTCATTCTTATCAATGATGGAATTAATGGCACTACTACAAATAATTCTACCCCTGGTGTAGGTTGGACATTGACAGACGGACGCTTACATAATTCAAATAATGGAAAAGTTGTGATCGGTACTGGTATAAATTCTTATCCAGGTGATTACCAACTCTACGTAAAAGGTGGTATTTTGACTGAACGTTTGAGAGTAGCCGTTGCAAATTCTGACCGTTGGGCTGACCACGTATTTGAAAAAGGTTATGACCTTATGTCTTTACATGATGTTGAGAAATTTATCGACTATCATCATCACTTACCAAATGTACCTTCGGCAGAAGAAATGGAGAAAAATGGCTTAGATGTTCTTCAAACTAGTGCAAAATTAATTGAAAAGATAGAAGAGCTAACGCTTTACTTAATTAAAGCTAATAAGCAAATCGAAGCTTTAGAAAAGAAAGTAGAAAATCTTGAAAAAACACAAAAATAG
- the yiaK gene encoding 3-dehydro-L-gulonate 2-dehydrogenase gives MSAENNTLVITKNEMFQTFKKILLKHGLEEKKAETCADIFTINSLDGIYTHGVNRFPRFIKYLQGGFVKPDAEPSLVSKFGAIEQWDGNLGPGPLNAIHATERAMSLAAENGIGCVGLANTNHWMRGGTYGWQAAKAGFVFIGWTNTIANMPAWGATDAKLGNNPLVMALPFENEAIVLDMAMSQYSFGAMELAAMKGEKLSVIGGYDVEGNLTDDPNAILKSWRSMPVGYWKGAGLSLLLDILSAVLSGGLSTHEISKEEVEYRLSQVYIAIDVKKLGNHSAITAAVERIIEDYHQSNPISEEKKITFPGERVLNTREKNTASGIPVLKNVWEEILSL, from the coding sequence ATGTCTGCCGAAAACAATACCCTTGTGATAACTAAAAACGAGATGTTTCAAACTTTTAAGAAAATACTTTTGAAGCATGGTTTGGAAGAGAAAAAGGCCGAAACTTGTGCCGATATTTTTACTATAAATAGCCTTGATGGTATCTATACGCATGGGGTAAATCGTTTTCCAAGATTTATCAAATATTTGCAAGGAGGCTTTGTAAAACCTGATGCTGAACCAAGCTTAGTTTCGAAATTTGGAGCGATTGAGCAATGGGATGGAAATTTAGGGCCTGGGCCTTTAAACGCTATTCATGCAACAGAAAGGGCGATGAGTTTGGCCGCAGAAAACGGCATTGGCTGCGTAGGTTTGGCCAATACTAATCACTGGATGAGGGGCGGAACCTATGGTTGGCAGGCAGCAAAGGCGGGTTTTGTATTTATTGGTTGGACAAATACTATTGCCAATATGCCGGCGTGGGGGGCAACTGATGCAAAGCTCGGAAATAATCCTTTGGTTATGGCTTTACCTTTTGAAAATGAGGCGATTGTGCTTGATATGGCTATGTCGCAGTATTCGTTTGGAGCGATGGAATTAGCTGCTATGAAAGGTGAAAAACTATCGGTTATTGGTGGTTATGATGTAGAAGGAAATCTGACGGATGACCCAAATGCGATTCTGAAATCTTGGCGGTCGATGCCAGTAGGTTATTGGAAAGGAGCGGGACTTTCATTACTTTTAGATATTCTTTCAGCGGTATTGTCGGGCGGTTTATCTACGCACGAAATTTCGAAAGAGGAAGTTGAGTATCGTCTTTCACAAGTATATATTGCTATTGACGTGAAAAAATTAGGTAATCACTCCGCCATAACAGCAGCTGTTGAGCGAATAATCGAAGATTATCACCAATCAAATCCAATTTCAGAGGAAAAAAAGATAACTTTTCCGGGTGAACGTGTATTGAATACGAGAGAAAAAAATACCGCTAGCGGAATCCCAGTGTTGAAAAATGTTTGGGAAGAAATCTTGTCATTGTAA
- a CDS encoding acyl-CoA thioesterase, with product MQKSKPVSYSRTTITELMIPSYANFGGKIHGGILLSLMDKVAYACASKHAGTYVVTVTVDGVNFLQPIEVGELLSLHASINYVGRSSMVIGIRVISENVKTGEQKHTNTSYFTMVAKDDNGKPTEVPLLELETQDDVRRCLEAIKRKQLKEAYRDDFDNEKSLLHLEENAYLLENERVINKCQQ from the coding sequence ATGCAAAAATCAAAACCTGTATCTTACTCCCGAACTACAATTACAGAATTAATGATTCCCTCCTATGCCAATTTTGGTGGAAAAATTCACGGAGGAATCCTACTTTCTTTAATGGATAAAGTAGCCTATGCTTGTGCTTCAAAACACGCAGGAACTTATGTAGTAACTGTAACGGTAGATGGTGTCAATTTCCTTCAACCAATCGAGGTAGGTGAATTACTTTCTCTTCATGCTTCAATTAATTACGTGGGGCGTAGTTCAATGGTGATTGGCATTCGAGTGATTTCAGAAAATGTAAAAACTGGCGAACAAAAGCATACCAATACCTCATATTTCACGATGGTTGCAAAAGACGATAACGGAAAACCAACGGAAGTTCCTCTACTCGAACTCGAAACTCAAGATGATGTGCGTAGATGCCTTGAGGCCATTAAACGGAAACAACTAAAAGAAGCTTACAGAGATGATTTTGATAATGAAAAATCTTTACTTCACTTAGAAGAAAACGCCTATTTACTTGAAAATGAGCGAGTTATTAATAAATGCCAACAATAG
- a CDS encoding phosphatase PAP2 family protein, with product MPSHLFRTLLFVFISFQLSAQNFDIDILKNINQNRNTNFDKPLNLISKSVYPLSVALPISLLGTGFITKDKNLQRQGITSLASLAISMGTTYTLKKIINRNRPYITYPTLIQPYYIENDPAFPSGHTTAAFSTATSLSLTFKKWYVVVPAYTWAGAVAYSRLHLGVHYPSDVLAGAAIGAGSAWLCYKANRWLQRKK from the coding sequence ATGCCTAGCCATTTATTCCGAACACTCCTATTTGTATTCATTAGTTTTCAGCTATCAGCCCAAAATTTTGATATTGACATCTTGAAAAATATCAATCAAAATCGTAATACAAACTTCGATAAACCACTCAACTTAATTAGCAAATCGGTATATCCACTTAGTGTAGCTTTACCCATTAGCCTTTTGGGTACAGGATTTATCACCAAAGATAAAAACCTTCAACGTCAAGGCATTACTTCACTAGCATCTTTGGCCATTTCGATGGGAACTACTTATACTCTAAAAAAGATAATCAATCGAAATCGTCCGTACATAACCTATCCTACACTCATTCAGCCTTATTACATAGAAAACGACCCCGCCTTTCCATCAGGCCATACAACTGCTGCATTTTCAACGGCTACTTCGCTTAGTCTGACATTCAAAAAATGGTATGTTGTTGTACCTGCCTACACATGGGCGGGAGCAGTGGCTTATTCTCGCTTGCATTTGGGCGTACATTATCCAAGCGATGTTTTGGCTGGTGCTGCTATTGGAGCTGGCTCGGCTTGGCTTTGTTATAAGGCCAATCGTTGGCTACAGAGAAAAAAATAA
- a CDS encoding NAD(P)/FAD-dependent oxidoreductase codes for MKNSCIIIGAGLSGLVAAHELVKNNWEVLVLDKGRGVGGRLATRRAAEAKFDHGAQYFSTKTPDFQSFAENLIQKQIAKEWQLQEGSANFRHARLIGIQGMSSIAKFLAEGLSIKLSEKVIHIEETNNGFSVKTEAGNSFEAKAIICTAPAPQAIELMTNSHLNFPEIAQLQQIKYHPCIAVMANLKEASNIPQPGGIAFENGPIAWIADNYQKGISPAYAITLHASPAFSSAHFDDDLMEVGKNLLKEVENLIPSDSIDSYQVHRWRYSLAYERLDENYLRAFTESPLIFAGDGFGIGSIEGAYLSGKSAAQDLIKT; via the coding sequence TTGAAAAACTCTTGTATCATCATCGGTGCGGGTCTATCGGGTTTAGTAGCTGCACACGAGTTAGTCAAAAATAACTGGGAAGTATTAGTACTCGACAAAGGACGTGGCGTTGGCGGACGCTTAGCCACTCGAAGAGCAGCAGAAGCTAAATTTGACCATGGGGCTCAGTATTTTTCAACCAAAACACCTGATTTCCAATCTTTTGCCGAAAATCTGATTCAAAAACAAATTGCTAAAGAATGGCAACTTCAAGAAGGCAGTGCTAATTTTAGGCATGCTCGCCTTATCGGAATCCAAGGAATGAGCAGTATCGCAAAATTCTTGGCTGAAGGCTTGTCAATCAAACTCAGTGAAAAAGTAATTCATATTGAAGAAACAAATAATGGCTTTTCAGTAAAAACTGAAGCAGGAAACTCATTTGAGGCAAAAGCCATTATCTGTACAGCCCCCGCCCCACAGGCAATTGAATTGATGACTAATAGTCATTTGAATTTTCCTGAAATTGCTCAATTACAGCAAATCAAATATCATCCATGTATTGCCGTGATGGCAAATTTGAAAGAAGCTAGCAATATTCCTCAACCGGGTGGAATAGCTTTTGAAAATGGCCCGATAGCTTGGATTGCTGATAATTATCAAAAAGGTATCTCTCCTGCCTATGCTATTACGCTTCATGCAAGTCCAGCTTTCAGTTCAGCCCATTTTGATGATGATTTAATGGAAGTTGGAAAAAATTTACTTAAGGAAGTAGAAAATCTAATTCCAAGCGATTCGATTGATTCGTATCAAGTTCACCGCTGGCGATATAGTTTAGCCTACGAACGTTTAGACGAAAACTACCTGAGAGCTTTCACGGAATCACCTCTCATTTTTGCAGGAGATGGTTTTGGCATTGGAAGTATTGAAGGAGCATATCTCTCAGGAAAAAGTGCGGCACAAGATTTAATCAAAACCTAA
- a CDS encoding sodium-dependent bicarbonate transport family permease, with protein MNFNLLIENLSNPALLFFVLGILAVLLKSDLEIPPNSSKFISLYLLFSIGFKGGQELAHEAFTSEIVWSMLLGISISLLIPLYTFFILKRKLNVYDSGAIAAAYGSVSAVTFVTATTYLESQQLNIHGYMVAIMALMESPAIIIGLVLISLFDKESTVKSIKISHVLKHSLTNGSVLLILGSLIIGLLANAKQADGIKPFTTDLFKGFLAIFLLDMGIISGRKLKSFFSFGLFPFVFALIIPLLNGCIFAILSSLVTSDITNRFIFAVLAASASYIAVPAAMKITVPKANPGLYLPMALAVTFPMNITVGLPLYFLIVNSF; from the coding sequence ATGAATTTTAATCTACTCATTGAAAATCTTAGTAATCCTGCTTTATTATTCTTTGTTTTAGGTATTTTGGCAGTTTTACTAAAAAGTGATTTAGAAATACCCCCTAATTCATCAAAATTTATCTCTCTTTATCTATTATTTTCTATTGGTTTTAAAGGTGGACAAGAGTTGGCTCATGAGGCATTTACGAGTGAAATTGTTTGGTCAATGTTGCTGGGTATAAGTATTTCATTATTAATTCCTTTATACACTTTTTTTATTCTCAAGCGAAAACTCAATGTCTATGATTCGGGTGCGATTGCTGCAGCTTATGGTTCGGTTAGTGCCGTTACCTTTGTTACGGCAACCACATATCTTGAATCTCAACAATTAAATATTCATGGGTATATGGTAGCCATTATGGCTTTGATGGAGTCACCTGCAATTATCATTGGTTTAGTATTAATTTCCTTATTTGATAAGGAGAGCACCGTGAAAAGCATTAAAATTTCACATGTGTTGAAGCATTCTCTAACAAATGGTAGTGTATTATTGATACTTGGAAGTTTGATAATTGGTCTTTTGGCCAATGCTAAACAAGCAGATGGAATTAAGCCATTTACCACCGATTTATTCAAGGGCTTTTTGGCAATCTTCCTTTTAGATATGGGTATAATTAGTGGTAGAAAGCTCAAATCATTCTTTTCATTTGGCTTATTCCCATTTGTTTTTGCCTTAATTATTCCATTGTTGAATGGGTGTATCTTCGCAATCTTAAGCTCATTAGTCACTTCAGATATAACCAATAGATTTATTTTTGCAGTCTTGGCTGCTAGTGCTTCCTATATTGCAGTACCAGCAGCCATGAAAATCACCGTTCCAAAGGCCAATCCAGGTTTGTATTTACCGATGGCTTTAGCAGTTACTTTCCCGATGAATATAACGGTAGGTTTACCACTATATTTTCTGATTGTAAATTCGTTTTAA
- the nudK gene encoding GDP-mannose pyrophosphatase NudK, with amino-acid sequence MNSNVKIIEEKVLSDDWYLLKKIIFEYRNKKGEWKVQSREAHDRGNGAVILLYNKVTKTVILTEQFRMPTYINGNETGMLIEACAGLLDKDNPEDCIRRETEEETGYRIDGVKKIFEAYMSPASVTEVLHFFIAEYTKEMKVNEGGGVDDEQENIEVLEIPFEKAMKMIETGEIKDGKTIILLQYAKIHGLL; translated from the coding sequence ATGAATTCAAATGTTAAGATAATAGAAGAAAAGGTGTTATCGGATGACTGGTATTTACTGAAAAAAATAATTTTTGAATACCGAAATAAAAAAGGTGAATGGAAGGTACAATCTCGTGAAGCCCATGATAGAGGAAATGGAGCCGTAATTTTACTTTATAATAAAGTAACAAAGACTGTAATTCTAACAGAACAATTTCGGATGCCAACCTATATCAATGGCAACGAGACTGGTATGTTGATTGAAGCATGTGCGGGTTTGTTAGATAAAGATAATCCTGAAGATTGTATTAGACGTGAAACTGAAGAAGAAACGGGATATAGAATTGATGGTGTAAAAAAGATTTTTGAAGCCTACATGTCTCCTGCATCTGTAACTGAAGTTTTACACTTTTTTATTGCTGAATATACAAAAGAAATGAAAGTCAATGAAGGTGGTGGGGTTGATGACGAACAAGAAAATATTGAAGTGCTCGAAATTCCTTTCGAAAAAGCTATGAAGATGATAGAAACTGGTGAAATTAAAGATGGGAAAACAATTATATTACTGCAATACGCAAAAATTCATGGTTTGCTTTAA